The Rhea pennata isolate bPtePen1 chromosome 5, bPtePen1.pri, whole genome shotgun sequence nucleotide sequence aaataaacagaaaagcactGCTAAACCCCTGTATTTATTGTGAGTTAATTTAATATATGTGATACATGGGTGGCCAGGAAAACAAGAGTTTCCACATACGGTTGACTTTCAAATTTTTGGAGCCTGAGCAATATCACTGGGGCTTAGAGACGTTTGGAATTGTCAAAAACCATTCTGTTGGAGTTCGGGCTTTTTGTCCACAATGCAGAATAGCTGCGCATTCCCCGAGCTTGGCAAAACAGTCATCCGAAAGAGCTTTCATCCGTGCTCTGTGCTGAGGCTTATGAGATATTCTCGCAGTAGGCATTGTGCGTTTGTCACCCGACAGCCTGAACCTGTTGCAGGGCATTACTGTGTTTTCCTGCAAATTTTTGTATGTGGATGAAATatgaataaatcaaaatgtCTGTTTATGCTGAGTAATTTAGTGTTAGGCTTAGTTATCAAAGCACTCACTTCTGAAGAGAGTGCAGAGCTTGCCTTGCTTGTTCATACCATGAACATGTCTGGTTTCTGCTGCTTGCCCACCCCACTGTGGAAAGAAATTGGGTATCTGGCCTGCAACAGTAATAGTATTTCTTGCTCCTGGGCTTGCCTTAGGCACTGCCTCTCGTGAAGCTCTATGCACTaacagagggaagaagaaagctgaGAATGGACAGCTGTCCACATTACTGTTCCTGTCCGGCTTTGGCTGTTGAACCCATGCAGCCGTGTTTCATCCATCTGCAGCTATATGGTGGCTCTCCAGTCTTTGGGAGGGAGAGCCACATGCTTACATGGGGTTTTGTGCATAACCTCCTGTGGGTTTGAATGCGAATGTTTTAATGCTCACTAATGAGTGAGTGCCGCAGACTGTGTAGAAACTACATGTAGCTGCAAATTAGGAGGGAAACAATAGCACTAAGTGAAGCCAGTGTTTTAAAGCTGGCAATGATCAAGTACAAGATTTCAGATGTGCAGCCTCCCCTTTCTGCTATCTCTCCCCTTACCGCCTGTTTTATGTTCTTGGCAATATTCCAGCCACTGGATAATATATTTAATCTTGGGTATGAGTTGCTTGTTGAAAGTAACTTCTGGAAGAGGTGatttgatattaaaaagaattaaatgtgCTCTTGAAAACATCTATAGTGAATCTGAGCTAATATATCTGCTAGAGGTGCAtgcataattcttttttttttttttaatgaaaataatcagTAGTGTGTGAAATCTTCCCTTTTCCAAAAGagacttgaaatattttttggacAAAACTGCATCAGTTTAATGAAACAGCTATATATGTCTGTCAGTGTTATGCAAGGGAACTTAGCAGCTTCTAAGAAACCATATAGTGATCTAAGTATTGCTTTGTAGTCACCTCACTCCTTCACCTTTAGCCTTAAATAAGTTTGATTtatcccttcctcctctctgacATACGGAAAAGTGAGTCTCTGTGAACTGTCTAGTTGTGTTCTTCCCCTGCCTCCAAATTCTATTTTGCTTCCTTCTGGTGTTAAATTGATGTGTTGAGACTGAGtgatgaaaacaagaaaaggggTCTAGGAGTATTTGCAAATTACTGGAATATTTAACAGAGTGAAAAACAGGCATCTGTTCCAGAAATGAAAGTGGGACTGAAGCAACCAGTATCTCTGTAAACATTAAAAGCTGCCTAGGAGGAAGGACAGGTTTGTAGAACGGAGTGTTTCTATGACATGCTGCCTAGACCAAGAAAGTTTCTTCCTGTTTGCAAGCTGTCCTTTACATTCTCCAAGCTTTTAAGAATGGCTGAAGATGAAAGACTAAATAAAACATCTCACCAATCTCAATGTAGATCCTGTTTTGAAAAGTTACTTAGAAATGTAGAATTGGGTTTCTTGATCACTGCAGGGCTGTTGAAAAGAGTACTGACAGCATTACTTAAGGTAGTGTTTTTTTGGTCACTTAAAACATGCTATGCATTTTGTAAAGTGACTGCTATTTCCCAGGTGCCACCCGCTGAAACCCTTCCTcaggtgaagaaagaaaagcacagtaCACAGGCCAAGaacagagcaaagaggaaacCTCCCAAAGGAATGTTCCTTTCCCAAGAAGATGTAGAGGCAGTTTCCGCCAATGCAACAGCTGCTACGACTGTACTCAGACAACTGGACATGGAGTTAGTCTCAATCAAACGACAGGTACAGATCAGATAactcaaaaataactttgtttgCTACTTCAGGTGGTGATGTCTGTCGCAGTCTGCAGTGTTCCCTGGGATTCGACTTGATTGTGATGGTCCTTACCATTTTCTGGCTTAATTAACAAGCAGTCAGCCTTCTGCTAACAATTAATGCAGTCCTGTGCTTTACTTTTGTTATGCTTTAGTTCTGTGGTAGCCTGCTTTGTACCTAAAGTGAAGTGAGAAAAAGTCTGTAGCTCTGATCTGTGTCCAAGAAGCTGCTGACTCTTCTGAAGGAGTATCTTTTGGCTGTCAGTGTGTCTTGCAGTCTGGAAATCCTTGTGTTTTAACTGTGAGCTTCCTTCAAATGGCAATGGTTTCAACAGTATCTGGTTTGTATCTACAGTAGTTACCTTCATTTACTTTTCTCCTATGCTGCTTTTGGAATAGCCAGAGCTCTCATAGGGAGCAAATACTGTGCTTTCTTCATTACTGTGTGGGTTTCTTTTGTAGCCTTTTCTACAGCCATTTAATTCTGTATTACCCCCTGTTGAAATTGTACGTGAACAGAGTGCCAGGTAGTGCTTGGTCAGGTGAGAACTGGCTACTCactgaatgtttatttttaattggatCTTAGTTTTTGTAGCTTCAAGTCTTTTCCATGTGAAGTTTTgatatgtggattttttttctagacagATACCTTACAAACTTTCCTATATAGCTTTTGCCTCTCTGATGGAAAcatagacaatttttttttcaaacatttgttAGCAAGGACAAATTTAGTACTTGAATCTATTTTCTAGATCTgaacatttttactgtttttaggATAGACGTCTGGCTGAGGCTGTTTATTAAACTTAATAGAATTGGTATTTTGGCCTGCAGCCTCCTCCTTGGAACTCTAGGAGAAGCTCTCTAGCAGTCTTGAATCATTACTTGCTGTGAAAAGGGCCTTCCTTCTTGTACTGAATGCTATACTGACCTGAAAGCTGGGGCAGTTCTTGATCCAAATAACTTGCAGACAGGATAGAATAAATTTATGGGTCTCCTGATGTCCCAGCTGTTTTTACATTCCTTTACTGCagtataaaatttttttttggaaaaagagaGGCTATAAGAACTGGAATGCTGAGCTTGTAGGGTTCTTGCCAGGGCTGCTGGAAGAAGGCTTATCAAAAGATTTTTATCCTTGTTAAAGGGatgaaatcttattttcagattCAGAATATCAAACAGACAAACAGCGCTCTCAAAGAAAAACTTGAAGGTGGGATAGAACCATACAGACTTCCAGAGGTAGGACCTTTCCTGACTTTTGTTTGCTGTGAAGATGATTGCTAATCTGTGTTTACATATCAGCGCTATTTATTTTGCCGGCAACTAGAACCAATATGCTATTAGTCGTCTATTATCACACTATATTGCACTATACTATCATCATATTATATCACACTATCATACAATATTATTAGTGTGAATTAAGGCATATTCACTGGTATGCATCATGGAGACGGGAAGTGAGAAGAAAGTAACAAAGCAGTATTTAACTTGGAAATTGGTTTCTAACAGAAGCATTGGTATCCCAGGCATACCACGTTCTTTTCAGCGTGTTACATCCACATGTCCCTGTGAGAGAGGTCATCACTGTGCTCTAAATACTAAGAAATGTAGGAGAGGTGTTAATGGCCTATCTTTCTCTTGGCATTTGgtgctcttcctgttttctttccaactCTCACGCCTCAGGCTGGAACTAACTTGACCAAGATTACAGAAGGTGTCTGTAGTAAAGAGAAGCATGTACTTCTGAAGAGTTCGTAGCTCTCGATCATCTGCTCAGACCATTCTCTTACCTTTTTATATTACCAGTAACTTATGGACTCTAAAGTATTTCTCAGTTAACTGGTTGGATGCCCCAtacagttcttttaaaacattattactgcttaaaaaaaatgatttgactAGCAGTTAATTCCTTGAATATTCCTTGAATCCTTGAATTCCTTGCTGTGTTGTTGTGAGGATTTTATAAGCTCAGATACAAGTGAACGTTGTTGCTTATGCAAATGAaatcacctcttttttttttttttttttttgacatctaGGTCGTTCAGAAATTTAATGCACGTTGGACCACGGATGAGCAGCTTCTTGCTGTGCAAGGTATGGAAGTACAAGTCTCATTTCAGAGCAGTATTTCCCTTCAGGGGCTACTGAAAGCTTTTGACATTGCTGGGTATTAATGCCCaaagaaaggaacagaataAGGAAACAATCTCCCCACCCTCTGCAATGTAAATAGCACCTTGAGTGTTTGCACAAAATCTCTGATTGTCCAGGATTTTAGAAAGTGAAACTCTGGAGTCACTGTTATGTTCTTTGCTAGTGTAACTTCTTAAGTAATACAGGCAGgcttgctgtttttctcttgtctcatcCTACCCAGCTCTTCTGGATTTCACTGTGCCTGTACTCACTATACCTCCattgccttctcttttctggAGCTAGTCTTAATTGTGTCTCATGTTCAGTTAACACCTTTCTTGCTAGTTTAGTCAGAGGCTTGAAACCATGAAGTTCAGCTTTGGATCTTCATGCTGTGATTTGAGCCTGATCTGTGGTCTTTGTGGAAATAtcactttgccttttttttgttctttcagcaATCAGGAAATACGGCCGAGACTTTCAGGCAATCTCTGATGTGATTGGAAACAAATCTGTGGTGCAAGTGAAAAACTTTTTTGTAAATTACCGACGTCGCTTCAACATAGATGAAGTTCTACAGGAGTGGGAGGCAGAGCACGGCAAAGAGGAGACAAATGGAACCAATAGCCAGAAGCCTGTAAAATCCCCTGATAATTCCACTAAAATGtcagaagaggaagatgaggtAAATCCAATTTAAAAGCCACCAAAAGTTCCCAGTCTGAGCTTAGCTCAAATGTATAGACTTCTTGCAAAAGGCATTTTTCACAATCTTCCATCAGCCTGtttttacttctaaaatatgttcaaatatattttcattttatttatttcccttcctctgGATATACAGATCCCAGAGCTGATTTTGGGAATTCTAGGCATAAATGAAAGTGGGAAGAGAACACTTAACTTGCAGCCTCTGATGGCATCTCATCAGCACATGGACATTTTCATGCCTTTtactgctgaaaagcagagttttATCTCTGTTGGATGCTTTCCCTGCACTCACTTCTCCAAACTCTGTTCTAGGTTTGGCTCTGAGAAACCTCAGACTTCTGAGGTAAAGCTCCTTTCATTTGTGATTATAGAATGGTTTTACttaggggaagggaagaaagctATAAGGAGGGCAGGTGTATGAAACTGTTCACCCTGGAATTGCCTAGAGGCAGAGTTTCTTTGAATTACAATGGTTTCTGTGAAGGCAGAAATTCTAGGCACAGCCTTTTGTGCTCTCCTTTTTGAAGGTGGTTTACTGAGATAATGCTTCTCCAAAGACAATGATATTTAAAGTTAACTAAGAGACCGCAGAGTATTTAAATTTGgaaattacaaaaatgtaatattaaCACAatcctgcaaaagaaaagccCAGCCAGAGGTTTGCATGTGAAAATACCTGATCTTGCGGCTCCCTTTGGCCTAATTTTATTAGACAGCTTGGCACAAAAGCTGTGTCTTGTTAAATGCAAGCGCACTCAACAGCAAAAGGTGAGTTTTGTTCTCTAGTGGACTGAAGGTTGTTCCCCGTAACATTTCTTTGAGTACTGTATATTTTTGTAAGTTGCCCGGACTGGTTGATTCACTTGTGCATTGCCATGTTCAGCCATTCAGAAAGTAGGACTTCATTGCTTCACAAATCCTAGTGATATGTTCTTCAAAGATACCTGTATTTGGGGACTTGGTCCAGTGGTGTGAAACATAAACaaaaggggaggagaggaggacaAATAGATCAATTTTTCCAGACTTGAGAGATGGAGCAAAGAAGCAATCATACTAGTACCTAACCactcatttgaaaaacagatggATAATGTCACTGCCTCTTCTTGTGACCGACAGGGAGTTGTGTTGGTCAGCAATGCAGACTTCTTCTCTGAGCCCTCAGAGATTTTCTGGCTTCAGATGAACCCTTTCTTCTGGAAGTTACAGTCTGAGGGAGCTTCATTTGAGACAGGAAAGAAGTGTTGAGGGTAGTAAGTGGGAACTGGAGTTTGCTGATGTGGTCAAGTGCTTGGATCCTTGTGAAGTGAGGATCCCCGATGCATTGGCAGAAGAGGGAATAGGTGTCAGGGAGAGTAGAAGTGTGGGAGCATGGTCAGGCCTGAAATGGCTGATGGAGCAGGAGTCATTGTCCCTAAACCAGCAGTGTGGAGTGCCCAGGCTGGATCTGAGCAAGCGCTGAGTGGTGGGAATGGCTGGAAAGGCCAGAGAAAAGGCTACCGCTGCAAGAGTAAGGCAGTTTACCGTGCCCTGCGGAATAGTGACAGATGATGGCCAAACCAGGCTCGGAGCCTGACTGCACTGTGCTCCGTCTGGCAGACCACCGCAGGGAGGAGCCAGGCAGGGTGGCGATGAGCGGCCGGCTGTGACTTAACACGTTTGCCTTACATTAGCACTGTGTGGCTTGTGGTTCTTGATGAAGCCTATGCTGGACAATAGGAACTGAAGTGGTGTGttgcagctgggaggaggaaggtgcTGGCAGCATGGAAGGAATTTTGACTACTGAGCCATAGCTTTTTGTACAACTGCAAGAGGAAGGATGTTGCGTAGTTGAGATCTAAAGGCCATCATGCTGCCTGAGCAAATCAGACAGAAATGTTGCCTTCTAGAGTAACTCTAGGTATGGTGCTCCTGACTTCAGAGGTAACATAAGCACAGTGCTGTAGGCGGCTGGGTGACTACTGCCTTTTTGAGTACTTTTGTAGGCTGAGTGACATGTGATTGAGTTATCATGTAGGTGATCTATATGGGCTAGGAGGGGAGTGCTTGGTTCCTCCTGAGCTGTACAGTACCGTTCAACTGGGGCCTGCTCCTAAGAGCACTTCTTGCACAGGCTGTCGAAGTTGCATTAGCTGAGCTCGTCTCATGGTAGCCAGGCAGAGGCTTAGCCAGCCTAATACACAGGCCCCTCAGGTGCTTCTCTCTGGCAGGCCTTTGTGTCTGCCTGGCCGCCAGCCTACGAAAAGCTTTTATCAGCCCTCTGACAGCTTTGGGCTTTCCCCTTCAGAGTGTTTTTCATGACTAGTGGCCAcagttcctttttctgaagCGGGGGGAGGCGAGGTTGCTGATTACAAAGCAGCCTCAGCTCTGggctttttcttgtttatgtTCCAAACAAATCCCATGTGGCTCAGAATAGGGGAAGCTGCTCTGGTTCCTTACCATATGCCAGGGTTGTCTGTCTTGTTGCTTTCAGTACCTTGGATCTAGGGTGAAGCTTGGAGATGCAAGAAAGTATGTgtgtattcattttaaaactaaacatctccttttcttccctcctcccccttccctccaggCTACTTCTGTTCTTGATGTCAGATATGCATCTGCTTCGTGAGAAGGTGCTGTAGCCTAGAACAATTTGTGTTGACTACTGTGTTATCCAGGATATCAGGTATTAGCAAACCTCAGACAGCCATCTGCATCATATCTGTGGACAAGCAGCTATTACCAAAAAAGGCAAACGCTTCCAGTCCTGTGCTACATCTGCCTTAATCTCCCCTCATTCCTCCATACTGCCTccactttctttcaaaagctcCCAGGTAGCTCAGCTCTCCATTTCATCAACGTCCTGCTTAAGCATGGAGATTTCTAGAACCAGTAACACCTGTGTGTAAATTTCGACCAACCTGCAAAACCAGGAGCTCTTTGGCAGCCCCACAGTAACTCTACACATTAGGACTTCTTATAATACTTGGTCCGTAGGGTATAAGTATGTATTGCTGCATGGCCTTGTGGTCTCTGCTTCCTGTGTATTCTTACGATGACACTATTATTAGCGAGCTTTCTATAAAGGAGAGGCCCATGCACATGCCAGTGGTGTCAGGTTTGTTGTGAAATGACAGGACCTGTTAACAAGCAATCGTGAATAATATAAAGTGATaggaaatgttatttctgaGGTTGGGGTCAGTCCAAGGTTGTAAACGTAACTTCTCATTACACTTCTGGTTTGTGCAATTCTTTCCACTCTATTTGTGTGTTCTTGCTTCATAGAAAGCTCCCTAATTGAGCATTTTATTCCTGTatattttaatggcttttaTTTAGTGCAAAAGGGAATACGTAACCTGAAACTGTTTGATACGCTATTTAACCCCTGGCATTCAGCATTTGCATTGTAACTTGTTAAATGAATGCTAcacaactttctttttcctgatccTCTGCGGGATTAAGTCAAAACAAACTTTCTCTGGTGCCTCTCCTTTTGGAATATGTGCCTTTTTACATTTGGCTACCATAGGTCACTCTGTCCCAGTGTCTCATTCCTCTTCAGAGCATTGTTTGCCAAAGACATCAAACTACTTCTCCCACTGGAAGCCTGGACAAGGGTTGGAACACAAAATTCAGCCtcaaaaaagtagttttttgGTCTCTTGGAACTTTAAATAGAGGAGAATCGGGTTAATTTCATTGGCCATTTTAACCCTTCTGAAGTACACACCGCTTTCATGTTCTGAACCAAAATATGCAATTTATAATCTATGAGGTGCTTTTCCAAATACTTGATACATGCAGCTTTCACATCCCCAGCTCAGGTGACCTGTGCTGTGGCTTGGTTGGCTGGTTTGAACTGGAGCTGTTCTTGAAGGTCCTGTAGTCACGCTTTGCATCTTGACCAAGGTGTTTGCTACTGACTGCCAAGCAGACAGTACTTAGAGAAGAGCTTGAAGCAGCAGTATTACTTTTTCCCCGTGGAAAGCTGCAAAATAACACTAGTCACAAAGCATTTAAGAATGGTTAATTTAATGATGTTGGAAGAAACTAAGAGTTGTCTCTGTGGGTGCAGAAGAGGACCACCTTTGCCTCCCTCTACAGAGGGTTTGAGACAGGATGCATGCAGCAGCGTGGCACGAGCCTTTCTTAACTCGACCTGAAATGAGCTAGCCCACATCCTATGGCTGAGGTGCTGCAACCCAGAGTCTAGCCTCACACTTGGCGCTGATGTTTCAGCAGCTGGGCCACGCTGCGTTCTGTGCTGTGACGGCTCCTTGCTCTGAACCTGAGCTAGCTAACTTAAAGCCAGCCTGCTAACATACACAGAGCTGCAGTCGCACCACCTTCAGTGTAGGCAGAACCCCAAGAAAGGCAGGGGAAGTGGCCTCGTTTATCGCTGTGGTTGTCTCCTCCTTGGACCTTATGTGGGGGAAGTGTTTCAACATCAGAAATCAAGTGATCACATGAAGCAAAGGAGCAGATAGGCATTTCCTAGGACACGCTATTGTGTGGAGCCCAGAAAATGCTCATTTCATCCGCTTCTACAGCTATTTTTGAGCACTTTAATTCTGGTAGCTCCAGATAGAGCTTCTTAGGTGCtggaaggttggaagggagctaTTCCCTGCTCTCTGTATTAGAAACCTGTAATCCCTTAAGGCAGCCCAAGTTAGTGGCAACATCTCCACAGCTGTTTATGTGAACTGGCAGCTCTGATGGTGGACCTGCACACACTCCTCTGGTCTGCGCAAGCTGCAGGTGAGGAGCCTCTAGTGAGAAAGGACAGTAGTTGCTAGCCAGTGTGAATTAGGATTAAAGATGGGCAAAGTGCACTATGAATTCAGCTGACGCTTCTGGTGTAAAGCAATGCCGCTCATTAAAAATACTCTGGTTGGAAGTGTCCTGCTAGTAGAAATGTTCTGAGACAGGCTCTTGTCAGTGTGAGAGGACTGTGTAGACTTGCATTCTGGCTGGTGAAATTCATCTGTTAAAGTTTCTACTGGCTAGTTAGTTACCTGTGAGGACTTGTCATAGATTTTTGCCCTCCAATCTGTCCATCTTATTATCAGAAAAGTTGTGTTTTGGCTTCATCCCCAAAGGGTGGGGAGAGACATGTATAATTCACGacattaggaagaaaaaagttgtttgaTTACTTTTCAGTTGACTGCTATCTTATTGTAGTTGATACATACAATATAATAGcactatattttaaatgtttaggTTTTTACATCTCTTTAActattatgtttttaaatgcgGTAAAAtcattttagcttttaaaagtttaaatggTTTGGTCTTGTTTAAGTGAAgacccttttctttccttcttttaatgGATCAAGCATTAGATATACCAACTGGTTGCATTCTGATCAGAAGGGTCCACAAAGATTACTGCATAAGATACAGAATACTCacttaaaatttgtttcttaaacTATCAATGTGAATGtcataattatatatattttgtggaAAATGGGAAATTATTTCTCCTAAGTATAAGTTATTGTGCAAAATATGGTATCgttaaagaaaatgatagtTTAAGTTTTAGTTTTAGAAATCTTAAAGATATAAAAGTGTATTGCATATGCATAAACAAATTTCATTtgttctatttaatttttatgtagtTGTGTAAAGTGGTAGGTAACTTCTTTTTCCACTTATCCATTAAAACAACCTTGTTACTTGAATATTCGTGTTTAACTGGTTTGAAACAGTGAtcaatttttgtaaaataatcttataaccaagggaaaaaatacatgccTCAGTTGTGCTTAACAATATAGCAACAATGTACAATCAGATGCTTAAGACCATAGTAGCCATAACTGGTAACGCAACCACAATGGTTGTGTCTTGATATATTTAATATCAATGGGGATAatgaattaatatatttttacaagttTGCAACCAGGAAGACCCCATAAATATTCACTCGAACACTTTTGTAATAGCTAATATAAGAGTGAAACTCTTATTCTCTTAAAGCAGTGTCctgacaaacatttttctttcctgtgcaaACACATCTGAAACattatgtattaaaatacaCTCATTGTCactttaaattcagtttttatCCTCTTAAATCGCTAATATGCTGTTGGTATTCTTGCACACCAAATATGAGCCAAACAGTGCATTACACTAACTTGATCACTGGATTTGTGAACATAAATCTCCGAGTCAATGAACTGCAAAAATGTCATGAGAGATTTTTTCTGATCTGTGTTTTTTCAAATCTGTATAAAATTATGCATAGCCCATTCAACAATGAGTGGCCAGATATTTACacataaaaaatcattttattagcTCCAGCTTGTCTTCAGCAAGTCAAAATCTAGTGATCTTGTGCAATGCCCCTAAAGCAAATACTTTCTGCCACTCCCTGGATTAATGCAGCTTTTCCTGTTGATAGTAAAGCACAATTGCAGTGAAAGTTACAGTTCAGAAGATGGAAGGTCAGTATAGTCTATGCATGTTGTATAATAATGAGTGTTTACATTCATATtctcctaaaataaaatttatactGGAGTGTATAGTATTCCATTATGTAGATTTTATCAATTTTGTTAACTGCTTATagattgcttaaaaaaagttttttcaagattttaaaagatgtatAAGGTTAAGTTTGCAAATATAATGGAAATGCTGTATAGCTTTTGAAGTGATAAAATACTCGTTgggattttaaagaaagtatgTTGTAATAATGCTGTtgtaagtaatattttaaatgtcttttttgcctgttttctatTATTCAGCACACTTACTGTGATGAATGTTCATAGCATTATAAAATTGCTTAGCCACTGAAAAGTAACATTtggttttgaattattttactgtataaGGAATTATAGTGGGGTAAATTCCTTTGTGAAATTCTacataattcatttttctatgATTTCCAATGTTTGCTGacatcaaataaaaatttttcaaaCCATTGATGTAATAAAATATGTAGTAAAACGTTATTGATGTAAAATGTTGTTGATGTAATTGATCACCTACCTTTTGAATTTTGCTCATCAGAAGCAAGAGCCAGATGCACTGCGTGGTGGCCCTTCCTGGATCGCACGTTCTGTGTTCAGATGTCATTGGAGCACAGATTAAAGGCAGTTGAAGCTGGTGGGTAGGGTCTTAGTCTTTGAAGATGAGATTGGGCCTCTAATACAATGACAGTAGCTAGAGTTGCCTGGCATGCAAAGGCAGGCAGAATTCATGCCAGGGGTCTTGGAGAGattgcttctcctttttttgatGGTGGAGCATATTCCTCCTGTTGGCTGTGCAGCCACTCTCTCTGCAGTCTGCTCACCGGTGTGTGCCTTGCCTTTGGCCAACTGGCAGTGCTGTTGCGGAACAGATTTTGTGTTCGGAAAGCACTGGCTTTGGGGTCCTGGCTGCTTTTGGATGCAAGTGGCTGTGCCCTTAACAGCGTAGAGCCAGAATCTAGCCCCTAGGATATGTGTGGGGACCAGCTGACAAAGTAATCGCTATTGTAATGCATAGCTGAAGAATGAACTGTTGCCTGCTGTGTACAAAGGGCTAACACTTGGCTATACAATTTAAGATGATTATCATTTTTGTCCTACAATAAAAGAAACCCATTtaaaacacatggaaaaaaatcatctgacCCTTCAAGCCTAGCAGTGTGTTGATGTTGCTGTCTGCGAGGGTCCAAGTGGCTAGAGATTGCTCTGAGGGTTGAACCTTGttgaagacagaaaatactgCCCTCCTTGAAAATCCTGCAGAGGGTTGCGCTGGATGCGGTTAAGCACTAAGCGCAGAAACATAGACAACATATCAAAGGGTAATTGGGGGAACCTGCTTTGCGTCCGTCTTGTTATGCTGAACAAGCAGGTTACCGGCAGCGCTCTGTGAGTTTGGGCACTGGTGTGGGACAAATAGCAAGGCACGTTCTGGtttggctgtgtgtgtgtgtgtgtgttacaaTCAGCAGAACTAATGTGGCAAGATACTGTGGTGGGTTGCGGTGCTAGCTGTGTGTGGAGGGCAGAAATTAGTCATGCCTTTGTATACTCTAAAgtaagggagggggaaaagacTGACTTAAGAGTTGTGGAAGTATAGACAGCGTTTTTGAGAGTTGAAGATACTCTGTTGAAAAGCATCTTTGTAATCTTCATGGTGGTGAAAAATACAGTACCAGCACTGTAAGGTAGTGATCTGCTTAGTCA carries:
- the RCOR1 gene encoding REST corepressor 1 isoform X3, translated to MLVWSPNQNLSEAKLDEYIAIAKEKHGYNMEQALGMLFWHKHNIEKSLADLPNFTPFPDEWTVEDKVLFEQAFSFHGKTFHRIQQMLPDKSIASLVKFYYSWKKTRTKTSVMDRHARKQKREREESEDEMEETNGNNPIDIEVEQNKESKKEVPPAETLPQVKKEKHSTQAKNRAKRKPPKGMFLSQEDVEAVSANATAATTVLRQLDMELVSIKRQIQNIKQTNSALKEKLEGGIEPYRLPEVVQKFNARWTTDEQLLAVQAIRKYGRDFQAISDVIGNKSVVQVKNFFVNYRRRFNIDEVLQEWEAEHGKEETNGTNSQKPVKSPDNSTKMSEEEDEATSVLDVRYASAS